A window of the Cystobacter fuscus genome harbors these coding sequences:
- a CDS encoding serine/threonine protein kinase — translation MNPQLFGKYQLIKKLATGGMAEVWLARQRGIEGFAKNVVVKRILPHLAEDAEFVEMFRNEALIAAKFNHPNIAQVYEFGEANGTYFIAMEYIHGEDLGRVLRKAYNAGGWIAQPLAIRIVAAACEGLYYAHTRTDDAGRPLKVVHRDISPQNILISFDGSVKLVDFGIAKAADQASMTKSGAIKGKFAYMAPEQAAGKPLDSRADIFAIGLVLYEMLTSNRPLKRDMELATLQAALECNIMPPSQVADVPAELDTVVMRALAKAADDRYRDARQLQLALEEFLVSQRWVAGSVQISELMEALFADRLEEERRSGNPEPRGEESATAAPAAPEFPEPSAPPPRSTSRTMQRASASAPPPAPEMDWEAPPGEMQPPARRTSMRTPASKRPESSTLPVTAEPEAEEWEAPPSTEVASRRRAPSESIRRPAPSSASMARASGRQEAARGTPTEMPGARRPNSDVAIPRRSGSRVGEPAVEPEVRRSSPAALAIPPRVRTPPEEEDPERTMLPPPEPEPVRRRTGSQPAAVAPAEPSVRRRTGIRPEVAEPAPVRRRTSSVPTARAVVDDEDSVPEAKAEVPAPVRSRSLPLPKLLGGVVVVALVGAGLVFHKPLLEMLGSTAMDGQGIYISLETNIPVEVSVRHNARCGSSSPITSLGSTPLRDVSGAHLQDTLILENKQLGISKQLEVPFGEPNEHKQLPPVEFKTGKVRLKLMPAKVSGVEIFRDGQKLGLYSPGLGLDLVEGDHHLILQGPSLKEPVQVDVTVRGHETVDQPVDVREYLQQ, via the coding sequence ATGAACCCTCAACTCTTTGGGAAATATCAGCTCATCAAGAAGCTCGCCACTGGCGGCATGGCCGAGGTGTGGCTCGCGCGCCAGCGGGGCATCGAGGGGTTCGCCAAGAACGTGGTGGTCAAGCGCATCCTGCCGCACCTGGCGGAGGACGCGGAATTCGTCGAGATGTTCCGCAACGAAGCGCTCATCGCCGCCAAGTTCAACCACCCCAACATCGCCCAGGTGTACGAGTTCGGTGAGGCCAACGGCACCTACTTCATCGCCATGGAGTACATCCACGGCGAGGACCTGGGGCGGGTGCTGCGCAAGGCGTACAACGCGGGGGGGTGGATCGCCCAGCCGCTGGCCATCCGCATCGTCGCCGCGGCGTGCGAGGGCCTGTACTACGCGCACACGCGCACGGACGACGCGGGCCGGCCGCTGAAGGTGGTGCACCGCGACATCTCGCCGCAGAACATCCTCATCAGCTTCGACGGCTCGGTGAAGCTGGTGGACTTCGGCATCGCCAAGGCGGCGGACCAGGCGTCCATGACGAAGTCGGGCGCCATCAAGGGCAAGTTCGCGTACATGGCGCCCGAGCAGGCCGCGGGCAAGCCGCTGGACAGCCGCGCGGACATCTTCGCCATCGGGCTGGTGCTCTACGAGATGCTCACCAGCAACCGCCCCCTCAAGCGCGACATGGAGCTGGCCACGCTCCAGGCGGCGCTCGAGTGCAACATCATGCCGCCTTCCCAGGTGGCGGACGTGCCGGCGGAGCTGGACACGGTGGTGATGCGGGCGCTGGCCAAGGCCGCGGATGATCGCTACCGCGACGCGCGCCAGCTCCAGCTCGCCCTGGAGGAGTTCCTCGTCAGCCAGCGCTGGGTGGCCGGCTCGGTGCAGATCTCCGAGCTGATGGAGGCCCTGTTCGCGGACCGGCTGGAAGAGGAGCGGCGCAGCGGCAACCCGGAGCCGCGCGGCGAGGAGTCCGCCACGGCGGCGCCCGCGGCGCCCGAGTTCCCGGAGCCTTCCGCTCCGCCCCCGCGCAGCACGTCCCGCACGATGCAGCGGGCCTCCGCCTCGGCACCTCCTCCCGCGCCCGAGATGGACTGGGAAGCCCCTCCGGGCGAGATGCAGCCGCCGGCGCGGCGCACCTCCATGCGCACGCCCGCGAGCAAGCGCCCGGAGTCGAGCACGCTCCCGGTGACGGCCGAGCCGGAGGCCGAGGAGTGGGAGGCTCCGCCCTCCACGGAGGTGGCGTCGCGCCGCCGCGCCCCCTCGGAGTCCATCCGTCGGCCCGCGCCGAGCTCCGCGTCCATGGCGCGCGCGTCCGGCCGCCAGGAAGCCGCCCGGGGCACGCCCACGGAGATGCCCGGCGCGCGGCGTCCCAACTCCGACGTCGCCATTCCCCGCCGCTCGGGCAGTCGCGTGGGGGAGCCGGCCGTGGAGCCGGAGGTCCGGCGCTCCTCGCCCGCGGCCCTGGCCATCCCTCCGCGTGTGCGCACGCCTCCCGAGGAGGAGGATCCCGAGCGCACGATGCTGCCGCCTCCCGAGCCGGAGCCGGTGCGGCGTCGCACGGGCTCACAGCCCGCGGCCGTGGCCCCGGCGGAGCCCTCCGTCCGCCGGCGCACGGGCATCCGCCCGGAGGTGGCCGAGCCGGCTCCCGTGCGTCGCCGCACGTCCTCCGTGCCCACGGCGCGCGCGGTGGTGGACGACGAGGACAGCGTTCCGGAGGCCAAGGCCGAGGTGCCGGCTCCCGTGCGCTCGCGGAGCCTGCCCCTGCCGAAGCTGCTGGGTGGCGTCGTGGTGGTGGCGCTGGTGGGCGCGGGGCTCGTCTTCCACAAACCGCTGCTGGAGATGCTCGGCAGCACGGCCATGGACGGCCAGGGCATCTACATCTCGCTGGAGACGAACATCCCCGTCGAGGTCTCCGTGAGACACAACGCGCGCTGCGGCAGCTCGTCGCCCATCACGTCCCTGGGCAGCACGCCCCTGCGGGATGTGTCGGGCGCCCACCTGCAGGACACGCTCATCCTGGAGAACAAGCAGCTTGGCATCTCCAAGCAGCTCGAGGTCCCCTTCGGCGAGCCCAACGAGCACAAGCAACTGCCTCCCGTGGAGTTCAAGACGGGCAAGGTCCGGCTCAAGCTCATGCCCGCGAAGGTCTCGGGGGTGGAGATCTTCCGGGATGGGCAGAAGCTCGGCCTCTACAGCCCGGGCCTGGGGTTGGATCTGGTGGAGGGCGATCACCACCTCATCCTACAGGGGCCCTCGCTCAAGGAGCCGGTGCAGGTGGACGTGACGGTGAGGGGCCACGAGACCGTGGATCAGCCGGTGGACGTGAGGGAGTACCTGCAGCAGTAG
- a CDS encoding rhodanese-like domain-containing protein has translation MPIPEIDPTTLAARLAGPPESHPVLLDVRFPEEHAHVALPRSVLIPLPELDERAQELEAFRGRPIVVYCHHGVRSLDGTAYLRAHGLDAVSLRGGIDLYSRTVDPSLPRY, from the coding sequence ATGCCCATCCCGGAAATCGATCCCACCACCCTCGCCGCCCGGCTCGCGGGGCCCCCCGAGTCCCACCCCGTGCTGCTCGACGTGCGCTTTCCCGAGGAGCACGCCCACGTGGCGCTGCCCCGCTCGGTGCTCATTCCGCTGCCGGAACTGGACGAGCGCGCCCAGGAGTTGGAGGCCTTCCGCGGCCGGCCCATCGTCGTCTACTGCCACCACGGCGTGCGCAGCCTGGATGGCACCGCCTACCTGAGGGCGCACGGCCTGGACGCCGTGTCCCTGCGCGGAGGAATCGATCTCTACTCGCGCACGGTGGACCCGAGCCTGCCCCGCTACTGA
- the moeB gene encoding molybdopterin-synthase adenylyltransferase MoeB, translated as MAPTFRELLSATKKEIREVSIEDVKRLLDSRAPVKLIDVRESDEYAGGRLPGALHIPRGFLELRIEEKAARDEELILYCAGGTRSALAAATLQHLGYTRVASLAGGFSRWSDAHLPVEKPLVLTPAQKERYRRHLILPEVGEEGQAKLLGSKVLLLGAGGLGSPAALYLAAAGVGTLGLVDADVVDLSNLQRQVLHTHERAGQPKVESARVALEALNPDVKVVPFRERLTSDNALRILEGFDLVLDGGDNFPTRYLLNDACVLLGLPNLHGSIFRFEGQVTTFVPGQGPCYRCLYPTPPPPELAPSCAEAGVLGVLPGIIGLFQANEALKLLLGVGEPLVGRLLTFDALGTRFQELKLRRDPRCPVCAPGAKVELIDYERFCASSA; from the coding sequence ATGGCCCCCACCTTCCGTGAACTGCTGTCCGCCACCAAGAAGGAGATCCGCGAGGTCTCCATCGAGGACGTCAAGCGCCTGTTGGACTCGCGCGCGCCCGTGAAGCTCATCGACGTGCGCGAGAGCGACGAATACGCGGGAGGACGGCTTCCCGGCGCCCTCCACATCCCCCGGGGCTTCCTGGAGCTGCGCATCGAGGAGAAGGCCGCGCGCGACGAGGAGCTCATCCTCTACTGCGCCGGAGGCACCCGCTCGGCGCTGGCGGCCGCCACGCTGCAACACCTGGGCTACACCCGCGTGGCCTCGCTCGCCGGGGGCTTCAGCCGCTGGAGCGACGCGCACCTGCCGGTGGAAAAGCCCCTCGTGCTCACCCCGGCCCAGAAGGAGCGCTACCGCCGCCACCTCATCCTCCCGGAGGTGGGTGAGGAGGGTCAGGCGAAGCTGCTCGGCTCCAAGGTGCTGCTGCTCGGCGCGGGCGGCCTGGGCTCGCCCGCCGCGCTCTACCTGGCCGCCGCCGGCGTGGGCACGCTGGGGCTCGTGGACGCGGACGTGGTGGACCTGAGCAACCTGCAGCGCCAGGTGCTCCACACCCACGAGCGCGCCGGCCAGCCCAAGGTGGAGAGCGCCCGCGTGGCCCTCGAGGCGCTCAACCCCGACGTGAAGGTGGTGCCCTTCCGCGAGCGCCTCACCTCCGACAACGCCCTGCGCATCCTCGAGGGCTTCGATCTGGTGCTCGACGGCGGGGACAACTTCCCCACGCGCTACCTGCTCAACGACGCCTGCGTCCTGCTCGGCCTGCCCAACCTCCACGGCTCCATCTTCCGCTTCGAGGGCCAGGTCACCACCTTCGTCCCCGGCCAGGGCCCCTGCTACCGCTGCCTCTACCCCACCCCGCCGCCTCCGGAGCTCGCCCCCTCCTGCGCCGAGGCCGGCGTGCTCGGCGTGCTGCCCGGCATCATCGGCCTCTTCCAGGCCAACGAGGCCCTCAAGCTGTTGCTCGGCGTGGGAGAGCCACTCGTGGGGCGCCTGCTCACCTTCGACGCGCTCGGCACCCGGTTCCAGGAGCTCAAGCTGCGCAGGGATCCGCGCTGCCCCGTGTGCGCGCCCGGCGCCAAGGTGGAGCTCATCGACTACGAACGCTTCTGCGCCTCGTCCGCCTGA
- a CDS encoding HesB/IscA family protein, whose product MDTTTTPTQTTPSAQGAPAPAVRLTEAAVAQVKKVIQDQGFQGYLFSIRVVPAGCSGLGYDLNMVREAKPHDILWEQDGVKLTTDALSSQYLAGTEIDFVSSITGAGFKFNNPNAKSSCGCGTSFST is encoded by the coding sequence ATGGACACCACGACGACCCCCACTCAAACGACCCCCTCCGCCCAGGGCGCGCCCGCTCCCGCGGTGCGGCTCACCGAGGCCGCCGTGGCCCAGGTGAAGAAGGTCATCCAGGACCAGGGCTTCCAGGGCTACCTCTTCTCCATCCGGGTGGTGCCGGCGGGCTGCAGCGGCCTGGGCTACGACCTGAACATGGTGCGCGAGGCCAAGCCCCACGACATCCTCTGGGAGCAGGATGGCGTGAAGCTCACCACCGACGCGCTGAGCAGCCAGTACCTGGCGGGCACGGAGATCGACTTCGTCTCCTCCATCACCGGCGCGGGCTTCAAGTTCAACAACCCGAACGCGAAGTCCTCCTGCGGCTGCGGCACCTCGTTCTCCACCTGA
- a CDS encoding glycosyl hydrolase family 18 protein gives MLATLAACTGAPDLSQPTETSLNRAGISALAAAWAPNTSYAVGALVTYGGATYKCIQAHTSLTGWEPPNVPALWELQSGGGGGDTQAPTAPANLTSPSKTSTSVALSWSASSDNVGVTGYDVYRNGSLAGSSTGTSYTVGGLSASTAYSFSVKAKDAAGNVSAASSTLSVTTSASGGNCTVSPGVPSGLTSPSKDASSVSLSWTAPSAGTNCSIVGYDVYNGSTRVAQTNGTATSYTVGGLSASTAYTFSVAARNESGTSAKSAGLNVTTSANTGGGGSIILGYFAQWGVYGRNYHVKNIVTSGSASKLTHINYAFGNVTNGQCVLGDTYADYDRAYSAAESVDGVADTWDTGALRGSFNQLRKLKKLYPNIKVLFSFGGWTWSGGFGQAAANPAAFAESCYNLVKDPRWADVFDGIDIDWEYPNACGLSCDTSGPDAYVRLMSALRARFGSSALVTAAVPAGAGPINAANYAAAAQYVNWYNVMTYDFFGAFNAQGPTAPHSALTAWSGMPTSNGQDKFYTDAAIQLFKSKGVPANKLLIGIGFYGRGWTGVPNTNGGLNQTATGAAPGTYEPGIEDYKVLITRCPPTGTVAGTAYAYCGGQWWSYDTTSTIASKMTYKKNQGLGGAFFWELSGDTSNGELINALHTNR, from the coding sequence TTGCTCGCCACCCTGGCGGCCTGCACCGGGGCGCCGGACCTTTCCCAGCCCACCGAGACTTCGCTCAACCGCGCCGGCATCTCCGCGCTGGCCGCCGCGTGGGCGCCCAACACCAGCTATGCGGTGGGGGCACTGGTGACCTACGGCGGTGCGACCTACAAGTGCATCCAGGCCCACACGTCGCTGACGGGCTGGGAGCCGCCGAACGTCCCGGCCCTCTGGGAGCTGCAGAGCGGCGGTGGCGGGGGCGACACGCAGGCGCCCACCGCACCGGCCAACCTGACGTCGCCGTCGAAGACCTCCACCTCCGTCGCGCTGAGCTGGAGCGCCTCGAGCGATAACGTCGGTGTGACGGGCTATGACGTCTACCGCAACGGCTCGCTCGCCGGCAGCTCCACCGGCACGTCCTACACCGTCGGGGGCCTGAGCGCCTCCACCGCCTACTCGTTCTCCGTCAAGGCCAAGGACGCCGCGGGCAACGTCTCGGCGGCCTCCAGCACCCTCTCGGTCACCACGAGCGCGTCGGGCGGTAACTGCACGGTGTCGCCGGGTGTTCCGTCGGGTCTGACCTCGCCCTCGAAGGACGCGTCGTCGGTCAGCCTGTCGTGGACCGCGCCCAGCGCCGGCACCAACTGCTCGATCGTGGGCTATGACGTCTACAACGGCAGCACCCGCGTGGCCCAGACGAATGGCACCGCCACGAGCTACACCGTCGGGGGCCTGAGCGCCTCCACCGCCTACACGTTCTCCGTGGCCGCTCGGAACGAGTCCGGGACGTCCGCCAAGAGCGCTGGCCTGAATGTCACCACCAGCGCGAACACCGGCGGTGGCGGCTCCATCATCCTCGGCTACTTCGCCCAGTGGGGCGTCTACGGCCGCAACTACCACGTCAAGAACATCGTCACGAGCGGCTCGGCGAGCAAGCTGACCCACATCAACTACGCCTTCGGCAACGTCACCAACGGCCAGTGCGTGCTGGGTGACACCTACGCCGACTATGACCGCGCCTACTCCGCCGCGGAGAGCGTCGACGGCGTTGCCGACACCTGGGACACGGGCGCGCTGCGCGGCAGCTTCAACCAGCTGCGCAAGCTCAAGAAGCTCTACCCGAACATCAAGGTGCTCTTCTCGTTCGGTGGCTGGACCTGGTCGGGCGGCTTCGGGCAGGCGGCGGCCAACCCGGCGGCCTTCGCCGAGTCCTGCTACAACCTCGTCAAGGATCCGCGGTGGGCGGACGTGTTCGATGGTATCGACATCGACTGGGAGTACCCGAACGCCTGCGGCCTCAGCTGCGACACGAGCGGGCCGGATGCGTACGTGCGGCTGATGTCGGCCCTCCGCGCGCGGTTCGGTTCCTCCGCCCTGGTCACCGCGGCGGTGCCCGCGGGCGCCGGGCCCATCAACGCGGCCAACTACGCCGCCGCGGCGCAGTACGTCAACTGGTACAACGTGATGACCTACGACTTCTTCGGCGCCTTCAACGCGCAGGGTCCGACGGCTCCCCACTCGGCGCTGACGGCCTGGTCGGGCATGCCGACGAGCAACGGCCAGGACAAGTTCTACACCGACGCCGCCATCCAGCTGTTCAAGAGCAAGGGCGTGCCGGCGAACAAGCTGCTGATTGGCATTGGGTTCTACGGTCGCGGGTGGACCGGCGTGCCGAACACCAACGGAGGTCTGAACCAGACGGCCACGGGGGCCGCGCCGGGGACGTATGAGCCGGGCATCGAGGACTACAAGGTGCTCATCACCAGGTGCCCCCCGACTGGCACCGTGGCTGGCACGGCGTACGCCTACTGCGGCGGTCAGTGGTGGAGCTACGACACGACGAGCACGATCGCCAGCAAGATGACCTACAAGAAGAACCAGGGCCTCGGCGGCGCGTTCTTCTGGGAGCTGTCCGGCGACACCAGCAATGGTGAGCTGATCAACGCCCTCCACACCAACCGCTAG
- a CDS encoding HlyD family secretion protein, with the protein MGGLGYIREMFALLVGSFGLGAVLFATVEVNAVVRVREGEVLSSRPRSVHKAPYEVRVVAQYVSEGDEVREGQLLMLLDNEEVDAAARKAEADSLSLEEELRTVVEQIDNAGERAVRHRRQLAILRQRHGVEEAQSHESLGAFSRQLELAREKQALAEVKAERSRGLHERGMLSKEEHEADYRGVLEARSAAAELLRLRREQEAAGLKLGSTYRDELTRVELELLDAEAARLSLLERANKLRRELEKQREEKELRGRLAARQEVRADIRGTIRYVHNTKASSDRLLAGEILVEVAPVLEDGSALYAKFKLTQDEVKQVLTGQRAHLKVDAYHFHRYGVLKGRVRYVSPPNDANEFFAIVDLPAPHPFELRPGYKVRGEIVTGQLRLYESVLAKLFDRVEG; encoded by the coding sequence ATGGGCGGCCTCGGCTACATAAGGGAAATGTTCGCCCTGCTCGTGGGGAGCTTCGGCCTCGGGGCGGTGCTCTTCGCGACGGTGGAGGTGAATGCCGTCGTGCGCGTGCGCGAGGGGGAGGTGCTCTCCTCCCGGCCCCGCTCCGTCCACAAGGCGCCGTACGAGGTGCGGGTGGTGGCCCAGTACGTCAGCGAGGGGGACGAGGTGCGGGAGGGCCAGCTCCTGATGCTCCTGGACAACGAGGAGGTCGACGCCGCCGCGCGAAAGGCGGAGGCGGACTCCCTGTCCCTGGAGGAAGAGCTGCGGACGGTGGTGGAGCAGATCGACAATGCGGGCGAGCGGGCCGTGCGCCACCGCCGCCAGCTCGCCATCCTGCGACAGAGACACGGGGTGGAGGAGGCCCAATCCCACGAGAGCCTGGGCGCGTTCTCCCGCCAACTGGAGCTCGCCCGGGAGAAGCAGGCGTTGGCGGAGGTGAAGGCGGAGCGCAGCCGCGGGCTGCACGAGCGAGGGATGCTCTCGAAGGAGGAGCACGAGGCGGACTACCGCGGCGTCCTGGAGGCGAGGAGCGCCGCCGCCGAGCTGCTGAGGCTTCGTCGGGAGCAGGAGGCGGCGGGGCTCAAGCTGGGGAGCACCTACCGCGATGAGCTCACACGCGTCGAGCTGGAACTCCTCGACGCGGAGGCGGCGCGGCTCTCGCTCCTCGAGCGGGCCAACAAGCTGCGCAGGGAGTTGGAGAAGCAGCGCGAGGAGAAGGAGCTGCGCGGCCGACTCGCGGCCAGGCAGGAGGTGCGGGCGGACATCCGCGGCACCATCCGCTATGTCCACAATACGAAGGCGAGCAGCGACCGGCTCCTCGCGGGAGAAATCCTGGTCGAGGTGGCGCCCGTACTGGAGGACGGGAGCGCGCTGTATGCGAAGTTCAAACTGACGCAAGACGAGGTGAAGCAAGTGCTGACGGGCCAGCGGGCCCACCTCAAGGTGGACGCGTATCATTTCCATCGGTACGGGGTGCTCAAGGGACGCGTCCGCTACGTGTCCCCACCGAACGATGCCAATGAATTCTTCGCCATCGTGGACCTGCCCGCGCCCCACCCGTTCGAGCTCCGCCCGGGCTACAAGGTGCGAGGCGAGATCGTCACCGGGCAACTGCGGCTCTACGAGTCCGTCCTGGCGAAGCTCTTCGATCGCGTCGAGGGGTAG
- a CDS encoding ATP-binding cassette domain-containing protein — translation MSLGRWMRQARLKVDPQLRSNDCGISAVKTLCERLGVPMSREAIAAALPLEAEGLRLDNLKAFLQEHGFGVRTQPLDVNDAAGLERKLSEFAPCLATVRVQATGLLHYVVVDGVERGRLRILNPTHGQVERWRVADFVQRAHTVQVPLTEELWRSRIRGQVMEELGRYGLQLEAPPSEAEVATLYNKLLYFGHVKQNFGLKDEAAERAFLADLIHQPQHSSVPQRFRTVEGSEARRVLTVPVVLAVRPPASRAERQVPDETPAHPLWRLLKELGELRGILNLFLLAAVLSSATTHTAVFVNQLLVDEVIPQFDFEVLATFTLGLGLFKLFDILMGVYTRYVAVHLGLELDRYFLLRFGERTLTGSIQYLRSFTRGDLIERISDSLKLKGFFTRYFSRIVVNAWVSLNALVVLFVLNWQAAALVLVTLLLLGALLVAVTPALRRLENQRFRNKADLLSCMVEGMEGVQPIRAFNLEAHFNAQLGTQTGRYLETQRKGKLLDLASTAAVSLVTTAASLLLILLCARGLIANQAVTLGQLLTFIALSARIFSSFTTLLEENLSLQENLVILRRYFDFGEGAASRASRAPEEDVRVEVLEARGLTYRYPSGLSVLEGVDLTLRRGDKVLLMGVNGSGKSTLVRMLAGLQQPSGGTVLVNDVPRELLGERALRRRVVLVSAEDSLFNETLRFNITFGRRHSTRRIVELAKRIGFYDCIVQHPDYLERLIEEGGRNLSTGQRRKVLVLRALLSEADVLIFDEIFRGIDQESKAAIARLLGEIDEQAMLFISHETVEGLHLSRKVLLRGGRIQEAGGEEAADGTPVREVSWAASAT, via the coding sequence ATGAGCCTCGGGAGATGGATGCGCCAGGCCCGTCTGAAGGTGGATCCGCAACTGAGGAGCAACGACTGCGGAATCAGCGCGGTGAAGACGCTCTGCGAGCGGCTCGGGGTCCCCATGAGTCGCGAGGCCATCGCCGCCGCCCTGCCCCTGGAGGCCGAGGGGCTGCGCCTCGACAACCTCAAGGCGTTTCTCCAGGAGCACGGCTTCGGGGTGCGCACGCAACCCCTGGACGTCAACGATGCCGCGGGGCTGGAGAGGAAGCTGAGCGAGTTCGCCCCGTGTCTGGCCACGGTGCGCGTGCAGGCCACCGGACTGCTGCACTACGTGGTGGTCGACGGGGTGGAGCGGGGGCGGCTGCGCATCCTCAACCCCACCCACGGGCAGGTGGAGCGCTGGAGGGTGGCCGACTTCGTCCAGCGCGCGCACACCGTCCAGGTGCCCCTGACGGAAGAACTGTGGCGCAGCCGCATCCGGGGCCAGGTGATGGAGGAGTTGGGGAGGTACGGACTCCAACTGGAAGCCCCTCCCAGCGAGGCCGAGGTGGCGACGCTGTACAACAAGCTGCTCTACTTCGGCCACGTGAAGCAGAACTTCGGGTTGAAGGACGAGGCCGCCGAGCGGGCCTTCCTCGCCGATCTGATCCACCAGCCGCAGCACTCGTCCGTTCCCCAGCGCTTCCGCACGGTGGAAGGCAGTGAAGCGAGGCGGGTGCTCACGGTGCCCGTGGTGCTCGCGGTGCGGCCGCCGGCCTCGAGGGCGGAGCGGCAGGTGCCTGACGAAACGCCGGCCCATCCGCTCTGGCGGCTGTTGAAGGAACTCGGCGAGCTGCGCGGTATCTTGAACCTCTTCCTCCTGGCCGCCGTGCTCTCGTCCGCGACGACGCACACCGCCGTCTTCGTCAACCAGTTGCTCGTCGACGAGGTCATCCCCCAGTTCGACTTCGAAGTGCTGGCCACCTTCACCCTGGGCCTGGGACTCTTCAAGCTGTTTGACATTCTCATGGGGGTGTACACCCGGTACGTGGCGGTGCACCTGGGACTGGAGCTGGACCGCTACTTCCTGCTGCGCTTCGGGGAGCGGACGCTCACGGGGAGCATCCAGTACCTGCGCTCCTTCACGCGGGGAGACCTGATCGAGCGCATCAGCGACAGCCTCAAGCTCAAGGGATTCTTCACCCGCTACTTCTCACGCATCGTCGTCAACGCCTGGGTCTCGCTCAACGCGCTCGTCGTGCTGTTCGTGCTCAACTGGCAGGCCGCCGCGCTCGTGCTGGTGACCCTGCTGCTGCTGGGCGCCCTCCTCGTGGCGGTGACGCCGGCGCTGCGGCGGCTGGAGAACCAGCGCTTCCGGAACAAGGCCGACCTGCTCTCCTGCATGGTGGAAGGCATGGAGGGAGTGCAGCCCATCCGGGCCTTCAACCTGGAGGCGCACTTCAACGCGCAGTTGGGGACCCAGACGGGGCGCTACCTGGAGACGCAACGCAAGGGGAAGCTGCTCGACCTCGCCAGCACCGCGGCCGTCTCCCTCGTCACCACGGCCGCCTCGCTGCTGCTCATCCTGCTGTGCGCCCGGGGGCTGATCGCGAACCAGGCCGTCACGCTCGGACAGCTCCTCACCTTCATCGCCCTGTCGGCGAGGATCTTCTCCTCCTTCACCACGCTGCTCGAGGAGAACCTCTCGTTGCAGGAGAACCTCGTGATCCTGAGGCGCTACTTCGACTTCGGCGAGGGCGCAGCCAGCCGTGCCTCGCGCGCGCCGGAGGAGGACGTGCGGGTGGAGGTGCTGGAGGCGCGGGGGCTCACCTACCGCTACCCCTCGGGCCTGAGCGTCCTGGAAGGGGTGGACCTGACGCTGCGCAGGGGGGACAAGGTGCTCCTGATGGGGGTCAACGGGAGCGGGAAGTCCACCCTGGTGCGCATGCTGGCCGGGCTCCAGCAACCCTCCGGAGGGACGGTGCTGGTCAACGACGTCCCCCGTGAACTCCTCGGCGAGCGGGCGCTGCGGCGACGGGTGGTGCTGGTCTCGGCGGAGGACTCGCTCTTCAACGAGACGCTGCGCTTCAACATCACCTTCGGCCGGCGCCACAGCACGCGGCGCATCGTGGAGCTGGCCAAACGAATCGGCTTCTACGACTGCATCGTCCAGCACCCGGACTACCTGGAGCGGCTCATCGAGGAAGGGGGGCGAAACCTCTCCACCGGCCAGCGGCGCAAGGTGCTGGTGCTGCGCGCCCTGCTCTCGGAGGCGGACGTGCTGATCTTCGACGAGATCTTCCGGGGGATTGACCAGGAGTCGAAGGCCGCCATCGCCAGACTGCTGGGGGAGATTGACGAGCAGGCGATGCTCTTCATCTCGCACGAGACCGTGGAGGGGCTGCACCTGAGCCGCAAGGTCCTGCTGCGCGGCGGGCGCATCCAGGAGGCGGGCGGAGAGGAGGCAGCGGACGGCACGCCGGTCCGGGAGGTGTCATGGGCGGCCTCGGCTACATAA